From one Triticum urartu cultivar G1812 chromosome 3, Tu2.1, whole genome shotgun sequence genomic stretch:
- the LOC125546599 gene encoding uncharacterized protein LOC125546599, which yields MAMAGSDQAAGWMMLDRFVYRRDEDGDGGFPDESTAPLRATSSTSLGRPFDVAILHAEPPAVSRLYVRWPGGTKGKYGSSAGTALMAAHRDLILFQLVSMEGHITHDHFVCIASSDPAAGPHMELKRLPVCTIPMVLPPCSCEEQDTEEETPSCEEEDTEDATMRRVFFPNTLGLIRGREEEFAVAQLAMVTKIRGAHRMEAEVCVLRSRVSDPDDHGMWELQKIPVQHQSHEYLALDNWLTDAVVTFNNYICWISYYAGGILFYDIFAETPNIFYLRLPTSNRPTTTQERGFLEVNRSLCVTGDLLKYTYILRNDKRLYGPLKPRTGFTILTDTLSITETGDINCFHERVKIANELWHYNTSECLPRQALMYPLVSMDSPNIVHYLISEEGDKIDKVSMVTLDMITQKVISIVSYIKGEEDLCGQDADMVKEKSHLLASFLPSEFPKFLNLTRY from the coding sequence ATGGCCATGGCTGGATCCGACCAGGCTGCTGGCTGGATGATGCTGGACCGCTTCGTCTACCGCAGGGACGAGGACGGCGACGGCGGCTTCCCGGACGAATCTACGGCGCCCCTGAGGGCCACCTCGTCCACCTCCCTCGGCAGGCCTTTCGACGTCGCCATCCTCCATGCCGAGCCGCCCGCCGTCTCCCGCCTCTACGTGCGGTGGCCCGGCGGCACCAAAGGAAAATACGGCTCCAGCGCCGGCACCGCGCTCATGGCTGCGCACCGTGACCTCATCCTCTTCCAGCTCGTCTCTATGGAAGGTCATATCACGCATGACCACTTCGTCTGCATAGCATCCTCGGATCCTGCAGCTGGGCCGCACATGGAGCTCAAACGCCTCCCCGTCTGCACCATACCCATGGTCTTACCTCCGTGTTCTTGTGAGGAACAAGACACGGAGGAGGAAACTCCGTCTTGTGAGGAAGAAGACACGGAGGATGCCACTATGCGGCGAGTGTTTTTCCCCAACACTCTAGGGCTCATTCGCGGCCGTGAAGAAGAGTTTGCCGTGGCACAGCTGGCTATGGTCACCAAGATACGAGGCGCCCACCGGATGGAAGCTGAAGTGTGCGTGCTCCGCTCACGTGTGTCGGATCCTGACGACCATGGCATGTGGGAGCTTCAAAAGATACCTGTTCAGCATCAGAGTCATGAATACTTGGCCCTGGATAATTGGTTGACGGATGCTGTCGTCACATTCAACAACTATATCTGCTGGATTTCCTACTACGCAGGAGGTATTCTATTCTACGATATATTTGCAGAAACACCTAACATTTTTTATCTTCGGTTACCTACGAGTAACCGTCCTACAACGACTCAAGAAAGAGGTTTCCTTGAGGTCAACCGTAGCCTCTGTGTCACTGGTGATCTTCTCAAGTACACGTATATTCTTCGCAATGATAAACGACTCTACGGCCCACTTAAACCTCGTACGGGTTTTACCATCCTCACTGATACTTTGAGCATAACGGAGACTGGTGACATAAATTGTTTCCACGAAAGGGTCAAGATAGCTAATGAATTGTGGCATTACAACACCTCTGAATGTCTCCCGCGCCAAGCCCTGATGTACCCTCTTGTGAGCATGGACAGCCCTAATATTGTCCACTATTTGATCTCTGAGGAAGGAGATAAGATTGACAAGGTTTCCATGGTTACGTTGGATATGATTACTCAGAAAGtcatttcaattgtttcatataTTAAAGGAGAGGAAGACCTCTGTGGCCAAGATGCTGACATGGTTAAAGAAAAGTCCCACCTTCTCGCGTCCTTCCTTCCATCCGAGTTTCCCAAGTTCTTGAATCTCACAAGGTATTGA